The following proteins are encoded in a genomic region of Plasmodium sp. gorilla clade G2 genome assembly, chromosome: 2:
- a CDS encoding 6-cysteine protein: protein MNKKRIIFYFLSFFIFLVSVLYYDNIKSVLNTRTKKKKKKKICKTNFLGSEEIISSVRDGNERDKENYLFTIERLIKERKYICINKYKRNNKLKWVYKITYDKTKNICDDYNILYNCIKEMIYDRNKKNRFEYLWLNFFYINKYIFNLYYYMFDNTIKIKKKIHWLKEKINIISSNNNNIITSSGNIFCVHKLFFFNNDLEYEEEKKKQNDIIKMNIKLHNNTRKLSVSEENVELKPYVKQGERNETVVNLYEYFTGGVKRSNDNNEIVITSTEQFHRIVIICFKPTVKHSHIIASPHDALNHIVEENDKIKLSEEIYAIPFYPVYGNLGLKNVITTGIVEFMIPYFSRTQMNFTVTCANGEIDNLYKFEDLIKIRIRIPRNTKKILGISTNEKDKTVFERIVDNTSDEYRFKSYNNKIVGIKLENSILDPPGCFKTVYEDNKIIQLEVFLQYVKCINLDRDNYKIRFFFLPEDFGDEEIEFSCKFTYKKKTRKIIFGLGETNVDKDIFYLEDEHVKLNIDEDVSGDKEFYSHLNYNGIPYNICNFEYKSEYDSQVCERTIHEFTLFIYNCNNVVGTQIQSTEPITTIKYLNATYPINKFSDITLLSKDIDIEGLEEQFRNSKFFLTSYINHGPFPLIIECVISNSNNDHQNVYILLHLRTSIKNRTVSFCDFEKVNGYNYLNNYIDGDICNINITSNSVFGFKCPSNSIKEPKNCFSQVYIDKKVYKLNDKLSNKLILYSMKQEDLAIAGFNNYISNSFSFECYCVDKNQTYSSYQSTSGQDILNHIVKRIHVNYKNYDELYDYNIHDKIIHEPIIIKQNTSITYICDFVNKQQVLQPLNNKTKNYICTIWYPTPLNYIALACPNNLRDEKNDQTISEVYNSLQKDILKPTGKQQEIDEKKKKLNILFSKRNIYSDLYHLPKDAPKRTINKNGLNIINIDEIIPGILIKDIINFNLEDTIKPDVLLTSKSSLHKRYNTYKSYNLSTINNSSHMLEKPSIIYYTPFSSTSYDRSTRAMSPLTKSEVEETQVDMNMYKQYLRKRNSIENGFFIFQLPPYLKKNQTIEFACINDSSIKNKNVGNNGIMTIHLKSFGNPIDGCYFYKNNAKYNYLKKSIKIDDPKKEECNIKSDGEIEFVGIMCPYENNLYLTPSKCFMNTYDNMDSLVDILDINKNFEYYSNDKGISYLKIPQEFFKHVHLFCYCNTDKDSEINNVLKKKENKISLELNYSNKGFDIIKTIDYQFESDILIGYSYHFKRITPIYRKKHICDFTTEDNSLEPESYDKIIYSCYLSLEDNLNFVEVKCPKNKKISNSEWLFKYGTFDKSSELIEDDENIKKYEHMKYMPEDKDEIIYLFKKQKLEDILPGVIIFDKNRYFYEKGNFSFVTPLIVKEDITIKLLCDNSETIIENKIGKKGIILIKIPQHITDKKFYGCDFSGDLNKKKTSFYYSSIYDLKTQNQYCEIKLKENIIISLNCPNGNINPNNCFNNVFLKTNMNEQITEGIQNIFDQVKVINTKSHVLLNSSSTFLIISKITKKELNFFCTCHHHETKNIGTIHIKNEDIINFSKAYKESSILQYIDVTPYYLKDTYICDFTHNHYDISFDTSVNIQNILERYLKVLSDFYNTHEEFTYFSIHLKLRKEIMKNKYIDYLKKIINEYKQKETSEKIKKLTLSANDNINTILVYRCNIDLGSFDKFKIKCPSKITEDTDNHQLFQNLIYSSNLGLNETDMLNGLNKLLYGSVLINKKEKNVSFFEKGELELIISPYADSSKNIIFSCENVPRNLSKGIIGSASIFIKKNDNKILGCDFIDTTTVDSTHMESTTSYYGSHTSSSLSSSHDVLHDVNESNDLHRMNHINTKKNSFEFEIELVEGKNTYCNIEAIENDIIGFSCPYNFLTTPSDCFESVQIEGVDKELETHKLEKLLKGVKILNNDIYKYNFTPSYIILPKKIKKSLKIFCRCNSVKLIKTGIIQINIIGDDLNNWFKKEITHNIFAYQKMNYFYDFSEGPINISSENVLGISTMSLMSSKKKEKNKQVIHKRGYKEIKKGGKNENYNDDKNENYNDDKNENYNDDKNENYNDDKNENYNDNKNENYNDNKNENYNDHMSVITLSSTGEDDEDSLDEGDEEYDEGDSVDDVDDEGDDDFDDEDNNILNPLRTKQVYDITVAASEFSKVQVVCPLRNSSQFRQSKISPENFFEYVYVLEDNNDKKRKRSKEQNEKLVRAILEGKKDLVDGPFTNIDDRYNKKSSKNATVEYDDMGNKIFISIKSEKPKAVIGDIISSNSSPIHISNNIINSSSQSNIHNENISSDNMTSEYEQYNSYLKDILVIKNINEVISYANIKIEINEQTYSSSLHIPPLILKDAEFLISCDNSLTLNESTRGKTATVKIKVKSNFLKIFGCDFVGDFSTHFLISNKWNDIPKNFICKINIQDDMLIGLACPSFTNLHPPDCFENVMVKQNVYKKNILMETKNIFFYKQNDKPILSFIHVKKILVETFLCKCYQATNTDYKEVTMQIFYEPYVMGTPKYTLEKSIIQYKYADLKPPLHI, encoded by the coding sequence atgaacaagaaaagaataattttttattttttgtccttttttatttttcttgtgTCTGTTTTATactatgataatattaagagTGTGTTAAAtacaagaacaaaaaaaaagaagaaaaaaaaaatttgtaaaaCCAATTTTTTGGGTTCTGAAGAAATAATATCATCAGTGAGGGATGGTAATGAGAGAGATAAGGAGAATTATTTGTTTACAATTGAAAGATTGATAAAAgagagaaaatatatatgtataaataaatataaaagaaataataaattaaaatgggtttataaaattacatatgataagacaaaaaatatatgtgatgattataatattttgtataattgtataaaagaaatgatttatgatagaaataaaaaaaatcgtTTTGAATATTTGTggttgaattttttttatataaataaatatatatttaatttatactATTATATGTTTGATAATacaataaagataaaaaagaaaatccaTTGgcttaaagaaaaaattaacattataagtagtaataataataatattattacaagtagtggtaatatattttgtgttcataaattatttttctttaataatgATCTAGAGTACGAGGAagagaaaaagaaacaaaatgatataataaaaatgaatataaaattacataataatacaagAAAATTATCTGTAAGTGAAGAAAATGTGGAATTAAAACCATATGTAAAACAAGGAGAAAGGAATGAAACGGTTgtaaatttatatgaatattttacaGGTGGTGTAAAGAgatcaaatgataataacgAGATTGTTATAACATCAACTGAACAATTTCATCGTATTGttataatatgttttaaaCCAACAGTTAAACATTCTCATATAATAGCTAGTCCACATGATGCTTTAAATCATATAGTAGAAgagaatgataaaataaaattatcagAAGAAATATATGCTATTCCATTTTATCCAGTATATGGTAATTTAggtttaaaaaatgtaataacaACAGGAATTGTTGAATTTATGATTCCATATTTTTCTAGAACCCAAATGAATTTTACAGTTACCTGTGCAAATGGTGAAAtagataatttatataaatttgaagatttaataaaaataagaatacgTATTCCTCGAAATACTAAAAAGATATTAGGAATAAGTACAAATGAAAAAGACAAAACAGTATTTGAAAGGATTGTAGATAATACATCAGATGAATATCGATTTAaaagttataataataaaatagtaggaataaaattagaaaattCGATTTTAGATCCTCCTGGATGTTTTAAAACTGTttatgaagataataaaataatacaactAGAAGTATTCTTACAATATGTAAAATGCATAAATCTAGATAgagataattataaaatacgttttttttttcttcctgaAGATTTTGGAGATGAAGAAATAGAATTTAGTTgtaaatttacatataaaaaaaaaactagaaaaataatatttggaCTAGGAGAAACAAATGTagataaagatatattttatttagaaGATGAACATGTGAAATTAAATATTGATGAAGATGTAAGTGGAGATAAAGAATTTTATAGTCATCTGAATTATAATGGTAtaccatataatatatgtaattttgaatataaatCTGAATATGATTCACAAGTATGTGAAAGAACTATACATGAATttactttatttatttataattgtaataatGTTGTAGGCACACAAATACAATCAACTGAACCTATAACaactattaaatatttaaatgctACTTATccaattaataaatttagtGATATCACATTATTAAGTAAAGATATAGATATAGAAGGATTAGAAGAACAATTTCGTAattctaaattttttttaacttcatatataaatcatgGTCCATTTCCATTAATAATAGAATGTGTTATATCTAATTCTAATAATGATCatcaaaatgtatatattcttttacaTCTAAGAACAAGTATAAAGAATAGAACTGTATCCTTTTGCGATTTTGAAAAAGTAAAtggatataattatttaaataattatattgatggagatatatgtaatataaatattacatcTAATTCAGTTTTTGGTTTTAAATGTCCATCGAATAGTATAAAAGAACCTAAAAATTGTTTTTCACaagtatatatagataaaaaagtatataaattaaatgataaattatcaaataaattaatattatattctatGAAACAAGAAGATCTAGCAATAGCTggttttaataattatatatcaaattCTTTCTCATTTGAATGTTATTGTGTAGATAAAAATCAAACATATTCTTCTTATCAAAGTACATCAGGacaagatatattaaatcataTTGTAAAAAGAATACatgttaattataaaaattatgatgaattatatgattataatatacatgataaaattattcatgaacctataataataaaacaaaatacatctataacatatatatgtgattttGTAAATAAACAACAAGTATTACAacctttaaataataaaaccaaaaattatatatgtactatATGGTATCCAACAcctttaaattatatagcATTAGCATGTCCAAATAATTTAagagatgaaaaaaatgatcaaACAATTTCTGAggtatataattctttacaaaaagatatattaaaaccaACTGGAAAACAACAAGAaattgatgaaaaaaaaaaaaaactaaatattttatttagtaaaagaaatatatattctgaTTTATATCACTTACCAAAAGATGCACCTAAACGtactattaataaaaatggattaaatattataaatatagatgAAATCATACCAggaatattaataaaagacataattaattttaatctTGAAGATACAATAAAACCTGATGTATTATTAACATCTAAGAGTTCCTTACACAAAAgatataatacatacaaatcatataatttatctaCAATAAATAACTCATCACATATGTTAGAGAAACcatctattatatattatacaccTTTTTCATCCACATCTTATGATAGATCTACAAGAGCAATGTCTCCATTAACAAAATCTGAAGTTGAAGAGACACAAGTTGATATGAATATGTATAAACAATATTTAAGAAAACGAAATAGTATAGAAAAtggattttttatatttcaattacctccatatttaaaaaaaaatcagaCGATAGAATTTGCATGCATTAATGATAgtagtataaaaaataaaaatgttggAAACAACGGTATTATGACTATACATTTAAAATCTTTTGGAAATCCAATAGATggttgttatttttataaaaataatgcaaaatataattatttaaaaaagagtATAAAAATTGATGAtccaaaaaaagaagaatgtaatataaaaagtgaTGGAGAAATTGAATTTGTAGGTATTATGTGtccatatgaaaataatttatatttaacaccttcaaaatgttttatgaatacatatgataatatgGATTCATTAGTTGATATATtagatattaataaaaactttgaatattattcaaatgataaaggtatatcttatttaaaaattcctcaagaattttttaaacatgtacatttattttgttattgtAATACTGATAAAGATagtgaaataaataatgttcttaagaaaaaagaaaataaaataagtttagaattaaattattcaaataaaggttttgatattataaaaactaTTGATTACCAATTTGAATCTGATATACTTATAGGATATTCTTATcattttaaaagaataacacctatatatagaaaaaaacatatatgtgATTTTACTACAGAAGATAATTCATTAGAACCAGAAAgttatgataaaataatatattcatgttATTTATCATTAgaagataatttaaattttgttGAAGTAAAGTgtccaaaaaataaaaagatttCTAATTCAGAATGGTTATTTAAATATGGTACATTTGATAAATCATCTGAATTAAttgaagatgatgaaaatataaaaaaatatgaacatatgaaatatatgcCAGAAGATAaagatgaaataatatatttatttaaaaaacaaaaactaGAAGATATATTACCAGGAGTTAttatatttgataaaaatagatatttttatgaaaaaggaaatttttcttttgttacTCCTTTAATTGTAAAAGAAGATATTactattaaattattatgtgaTAACTCAGAAACAataattgaaaataaaataggaAAGAAAggtattattcttattaaaatACCACAACATATTACAGACAAGAAATTTTATGGTTGTGATTTTTCAGgtgatttaaataaaaaaaaaacatcattttattattcatctATTTATGATTTAAAAACACAGAATCAATATTGTGAAatcaaattaaaagaaaatattattataagtttAAATTGTCCTAATGGTAATATTAATCCAAATAATTGTTttaataatgtttttttaaaaactaaTATGAATGAACAAATAACTGAAggaatacaaaatatatttgatcaAGTTAAAGTTATTAATACAAAATCAcatgttttattaaatagttcgtcaacatttttaattatatctaaaattacaaaaaaagaattaaattttttttgtacatgTCATCATCATGAAACCAAAAATATTGGAactattcatataaaaaatgaagatattattaatttttctaaGGCATATAAAGAATCAAgtatattacaatatatagaTGTTACaccatattatttaaaagatacTTATATATGTGATTTCACACATAATCATTATGATATATCATTTGATACATCTgttaatatacaaaatatattagaaagATATTTAAAAGTCTTATCagatttttataatacacATGAAGAATTTACATACTTTAGTATTCATTTAAAACtaagaaaagaaattatgaaaaacaaatatatagattatttaaaaaaaataattaatgaatataaacaaaaagaaacttctgaaaaaattaaaaaattaacacTCTCagcaaatgataatataaatactaTATTAGTATATAGATGTAATATAGATCTAGGTTCATttgataaatttaaaattaaatgccCATCAAAAATTACTGAAGATACAGATAATCACCAATTATttcaaaatttaatatatagttCTAATTTAGGATTAAATGAAACAGATATGTTAAATggattaaataaattattatatggttctgttttaataaataaaaaagaaaaaaatgtttcCTTCTTTGAAAAAGGAGAATTAGAATTAATTATTTCTCCTTATGCTGATTCatctaaaaatataattttctcaTGTGAAAATGTTCCTAGAAATTTATCAAAAGGAATTATAGGTTCTGcatctatttttattaaaaaaaatgataataaaattttaggTTGTGATTTTATAGACACAACAACAGTTGATTCAACACATATGGAATCAACTACTTCATATTATGGATCACATACATCATCTTCTTTATCATCATCTCATGATGTATTACATGATGTTAATGAATCTAATGATTTACATAGGATGAACCATATAAACACCAAAAAAAATTCGTTCGAATTCGAAATAGAATTAGTGGaaggaaaaaatacatattgtAATATCGAAGCTAtagaaaatgatattattggTTTTAGTTGCCCATACAATTTTCTTACAACTCCAAGTGATTGTTTTGAATCTGTACAGATTGAAGGAGTTGATAAAGAATTAGAAACACATAAATTAgagaaattattaaaaggagtgaaaatattaaataatgatatatataaatataatttcacaccttcatatattattttgccaaaaaaaattaaaaaatcaCTAAAAATTTTTTGTAGATGTAATTCtgtaaaattaataaagacaggaattattcaaattaatataattggAGATGATCTAAATAATTggtttaaaaaagaaattacacataatatatttgcatatcaaaaaatgaattatttttatgatttttcTGAAGGACCAATAAATATAAGTTCTGAAAATGTGCTTGGAATATCTACAATGTCTCTTATgtcttcaaaaaaaaaggaaaagaacAAACAGGTGATACATAAAAGAGGTTATAAGGAAATAAAGAAGGGtggtaaaaatgaaaattataatgacgataaaaatgaaaattataatgacgataaaaatgaaaattataatgacgataaaaatgaaaattataatgacgataaaaatgaaaattataatgacaataaaaatgaaaattataatgacaataaaaatgaaaattataatgacCATATGTCTGTTATTACTTTATCGTCAACTGGTGAGGATGATGAAGATTCATTGGATGAAGGTGACGAAGAATATGATGAAGGAGATTCTGTGGATGATGTAGATGATGAAGGTGATGACGACTTTGATGATGAAGACAATAATATTCTGAACCCACTTCGAACTAAACAAGTATATGACATAACCGTTGCTGCTTCTGAATTTAGTAAAGTCCAAGTTGTATGCCCTTTAAGAAATTCTTCTCAGTTTAGACAATCAAAAATTAGTCCTGAGAATTTTTTTGagtatgtatatgtattagaagataataatgataagaaaagaaagagaagtaaagaacaaaatgaaaaattagtGAGAGCAATACTTGAAGGAAAAAAGGATTTAGTTGATGGACCTTTTACAAATATAGATGATagatataataagaaaagtTCAAAAAATGCAACAGTAGAATATGATGATATgggtaataaaatatttatatctataaaatCTGAAAAACCTAAAGCTGTTATAGGAGATATTATATCATCTAATAGTTCACCTAtacatatatcaaataatattataaatagcTCATCTCAAAGTAATAttcataatgaaaatataagttCAGATAATATGACATCagaatatgaacaatataatagttatttaaaagatatattagttataaaaaatattaatgaagTAATATCTTatgcaaatataaaaatagaaataaatgaacaaaCATATTCAAGTTCATTACATATACCACCTCTAATATTAAAAGATGCagaatttttaatttcatgtGATAATTCATTAACATTAAATGAAAGTACAAGAGGAAAAACAGCAactgttaaaataaaagttaaatccaattttttaaaaatttttggaTGTGATTTTGTAGGAGATTTTTCAACTCATTTCTTAATTAGTAATAAATGGAATGATATaccaaaaaattttatatgtaaaattaatatacaaGATGATATGTTAATAGGTTTAGCTTGTCCAAGTTTCACAAATTTACATCCACCAGATTGTTTTGAAAATGTTATGGTAAAAcaaaatgtttataaaaaaaatattctcatggaaacaaaaaatatattcttctataaacaaaatgataaacctatcttatcatttatacatgtcaaaaaaatattagttGAAACATTTTTATGTAAATGTTATCAAGCTACTAATACAGATTATAAAGAAGTTACTATGcaaattttttatgaacCTTATGTCATGGGGACACCTAAATATACACTAGAAAAATCTATcatacaatataaatatgccGATTTAAAACCACCactacacatataa